One stretch of Daphnia pulicaria isolate SC F1-1A chromosome 6, SC_F0-13Bv2, whole genome shotgun sequence DNA includes these proteins:
- the LOC124343964 gene encoding evolutionarily conserved signaling intermediate in Toll pathway, mitochondrial-like isoform X1: MAVKFGLSLNRILQRALPQVHNCKLLPCLQSRHIHINSLHFKNKEPNELIVRPSMFYVPEGDRNKDTFLEAVKIYTTRPGPRRAQVEFIYAALKEMEEFGVHRDLEAYKDIIDILPKGKYIPTNMFQAEFMHYPKQQQCIIDVLEQMENNGVCPDKETDQMVLNIFGRHGAPTKKLRRMAYWMPKFKNQSPWALPQKIPNSNLEIAKLAVQRMGSVDPATEMNIFQTSELQDAIDDTWIVNGQSANQRDLLAKLKEKQTVYVEGAFTIWLRRTSINYFILRSEPVPLTEEEQKQQNEYDYDDVSELRSWMFGEENLTRKDIVVQPSVHEQEDGTILAIAITGTCSKDSLLSWIRFLEKTNPNLANLSILFATNSPLGEVAPAIESNMPSQPLNKITGGSDL, translated from the exons ATGGCAGTTAAATTTGGTTTAAGTTTGAATCGAATTCTCCAAAGAGCCTTACCTCAAGTTCATAATTGCAAGCTACTACCATGCTTACAGTCCCGTCACATTCATATAAATAgtcttcattttaaaaataaagaacccAACGAACTGATTGTTAGACCTTCTATGTTTTATGTTCCAGAAGGCGATAGAAATAAAGACACATTCTTAGAAGCTGTAAAAATTTACACAACAAGACCAGGGCCCCGTAGGGCACAAGTGGAATTCATCTATGCTGCTCTgaaggaaatggaagaatttGGTGTGCATCGTGACCTGGAAGCATATAAAGACATTATTGATATATTACCAAAGGGAAAATATATTCCAACAAATATGTTTCAAGCAGAATTTATGCATTATCCAAAACAACAGCAATGTATAATAGATGTTCTGGAACAGATGGAAAACAATG gtGTTTGTCCAGATAAAGAAACTGACCAAATGGTTCTTAATATTTTTGGTCGCCATGGAGCTCCCACCAAAAAACTTAGAAGGATGGCTTATTGGATGCCTAAGTTTAAAAACCAATCTCCATGGGCACTCCCCCAAAAGATTCCTAACTCAAATCTTGAAATAGCAAAACTTGCTGTCCAGAGAATGGGTAGTGTTGATCCAGCTACAGAGATGAACATTTTTCAGACTAGTGAGTTGCAAGACGCCATTGACGATACTTGGATCGTCAATGGTCAAAGCGCCAATCAAAGAGACCTTTTAGCCAAACTCAAAGAAAAGCAAACCGTCTACGTTGAAGGCGCTTTCACAATTTGGTTAAGAAGAACCAGTATAAATTACTTTATTTTGCGTTCTGAACCTGTTCCGTTAACGGAAGAAGAGCAGAAACAGCAGAATGAATATGATTATGATG ATGTAAGTGAACTGCGTTCGTGGATGTTTGGGGAAGAAAATCTTACTCGGAAAGATATCGTTGTTCAACCTTCAGTTCATGAACAAGAAGATGG gaCAATCCTTGCTATAGCTATCACTGGGACATGCTCAAAAGATTCCCTTCTTTCTTGGATCCGATTTTTAGAGAAAACAAATCCAAACCTAGCTAATTTGAGTATCCTGTTTGCTACTAACTCCCCCTTAG GTGAAGTTGCACCAGCTATCGAAAGTAATATGCCATCTCAACCACTAAATAAAATCACAGGAGGTTCTGatttgtaa
- the LOC124343962 gene encoding probable flavin-containing monoamine oxidase A gives MEEGKSPNKAKEEFDVIVIGCGLSGLTAAYEIFKLDPNIKLCLLEAKDRLGGRTLTNEIDIGEGQKASFDFGGQWVASSQPDILEILEELNIETYPQFIDGTKVMQVGHDNVIRTYKSDIPSLGSYWGIIELQLFIWKAERLAKEISIEDPYLWEKAQEYDAMTMETFVKNSARTQGVRDTIQAACRSVIGADLDRVSALFFLAYANSAGGVMKLLMATENGAQELRVKGGTQQISEILADRIGRKNIHLEQPVASISQSDESDLVTVKTLSAKIFRAKHVIVSIPPNCITHVQFSPPLLEDRRLLMENMPVGHLTKFVITYDKTYWREKGFSGEVVSNGGGPLLGCSTGPLSVVYDATNDKNIPALVGFIAGRPGVEWHRQTAAERRSAVLNSLSDCFGPWALQPTSFTEKIWADEEYNGGCPVSFGVPGIMFTFGILRRPHGRIHWCGTETSTHWAGYLSGAVQSGRRAASEVMKLRGKNVIELEKLAFRKPYADQSPPYSLPNLLTPVIVVFAIATAFIAVYFL, from the exons ATGGAAGAAGGAAAATCACCCAATAaagcaaaagaagaatttgatgTGATTGTTATTGGTTGTGGTCTGTCTGGATTGACAGCTGcctatgaaatttttaaattagatccAAATATCAAATTATGTTTATTAGAGGCCAAAG acCGTTTGGGTGGAAGAACTCTCACCAATGAAATTGACATTGGTGAAGGACAGAAAGCATCATTTGATTTTGGAGGACAGTGGGTAGCATCAAGTCAACCAGATATTTTAGAAATACTTGAAGAACTAAACATTGAAACATATCCACAATTTATTGATGGAACCAAAGTTATGCAAGTTGGGCATGACAATGTTATTCGTACTTACAAGTCTGATATCCCAAGTCTTGGATCTTACTGGGGAATTATTGAACTACAACTGTTCATTTGGAAA GCTGAGAGGTTAGCTAAGGAAATTAGCATTGAAGATCCATACTTGTGGGAAAAGGCTCAAGAATACGATGCAATGACCATGGAGACGTTTGTTAAGAATAGTGCGCGCACTCAAGGTGTAAGAGACACCATTCAAGCCGCTTGCCGTTCCGTAATTG GAGCTGACCTAGATCGTGTTTCAgccctcttcttccttgcaTATGCTAATTCAGCGGGGGGTGTCATGAAACTCTTGATGGCAACTGAGAATGGCGCCCAAGAACTTCGCGTAAAA GGGGGCACGCAACAGATAAGCGAAATTTTAGCCGATCGAATTGGGCGAAAAAATATTCACCTGGAACAACCCGTGGCCTCTATTTCCCAATCTGATGAAAGCGACTTGGTTACAGTTAAAACTTTGTCGGCGAAGATTTTCAG GGCAAAGCATGTGATTGTCAGTATTCCTCCCAATTGCATAACCCACGTACAGTTTTCACCTCCGCTCTTGGAGGATCGAAGGCTTCTAATGGAAAATATGCCAGTAGGGCATCTAACAAAATTCGTCATTACGTACGACAAG aCATACTGGCGTGAAAAGGGCTTTTCCGGTGAGGTCGTGAGTAACGGCGGAGGACCTTTGTTAGGGTGCTCCACGGGTCCACTTAGCGTCGTTTATGATGCTACCAATGATAAAAACATACCTGCTCTCGTAGGATTTATAGCCGGAAGGCCAGGAGTTGAATGGCACCGTCAAACG GCAGCGGAACGTCGTTCGGCGGTTCTTAATAGTCTTTCCGATTGTTTTGGACCATGGGCGTTGCAACCGACGAGCTTCACTGAGAAAATATGGGCCGATGAAGAATACAACGGAGGTTGTCCAGTCTCTTTCGGCGTTCCTGGAATCATGTTCACATTCGGTATTCTCCGTCGTCCGCATGGTCGAATTCACTGGTGCGGGACTGAAACATCTACACACTGGGCTGGATATTTAAGTGGAGCGGTGCAGTCTGGAAGACGTGCAGCTTCCGAAGTGATGAAACTTAGAGGTAAGAACGTCATCGAATTGGAGAAGCTAGCCTTTCGAAAACCATATGCAGACCAAAGTCCACCATATTCTTTACCCAATTTATTGACTCCTGTGATTGTTGTATTTGCCATCGCTACAGCTTTCATCGCTGTTTATTTCCTATAA
- the LOC124343964 gene encoding evolutionarily conserved signaling intermediate in Toll pathway, mitochondrial-like isoform X2, producing MEEFGVHRDLEAYKDIIDILPKGKYIPTNMFQAEFMHYPKQQQCIIDVLEQMENNGVCPDKETDQMVLNIFGRHGAPTKKLRRMAYWMPKFKNQSPWALPQKIPNSNLEIAKLAVQRMGSVDPATEMNIFQTSELQDAIDDTWIVNGQSANQRDLLAKLKEKQTVYVEGAFTIWLRRTSINYFILRSEPVPLTEEEQKQQNEYDYDDVSELRSWMFGEENLTRKDIVVQPSVHEQEDGTILAIAITGTCSKDSLLSWIRFLEKTNPNLANLSILFATNSPLGEVAPAIESNMPSQPLNKITGGSDL from the exons atggaagaatttGGTGTGCATCGTGACCTGGAAGCATATAAAGACATTATTGATATATTACCAAAGGGAAAATATATTCCAACAAATATGTTTCAAGCAGAATTTATGCATTATCCAAAACAACAGCAATGTATAATAGATGTTCTGGAACAGATGGAAAACAATG gtGTTTGTCCAGATAAAGAAACTGACCAAATGGTTCTTAATATTTTTGGTCGCCATGGAGCTCCCACCAAAAAACTTAGAAGGATGGCTTATTGGATGCCTAAGTTTAAAAACCAATCTCCATGGGCACTCCCCCAAAAGATTCCTAACTCAAATCTTGAAATAGCAAAACTTGCTGTCCAGAGAATGGGTAGTGTTGATCCAGCTACAGAGATGAACATTTTTCAGACTAGTGAGTTGCAAGACGCCATTGACGATACTTGGATCGTCAATGGTCAAAGCGCCAATCAAAGAGACCTTTTAGCCAAACTCAAAGAAAAGCAAACCGTCTACGTTGAAGGCGCTTTCACAATTTGGTTAAGAAGAACCAGTATAAATTACTTTATTTTGCGTTCTGAACCTGTTCCGTTAACGGAAGAAGAGCAGAAACAGCAGAATGAATATGATTATGATG ATGTAAGTGAACTGCGTTCGTGGATGTTTGGGGAAGAAAATCTTACTCGGAAAGATATCGTTGTTCAACCTTCAGTTCATGAACAAGAAGATGG gaCAATCCTTGCTATAGCTATCACTGGGACATGCTCAAAAGATTCCCTTCTTTCTTGGATCCGATTTTTAGAGAAAACAAATCCAAACCTAGCTAATTTGAGTATCCTGTTTGCTACTAACTCCCCCTTAG GTGAAGTTGCACCAGCTATCGAAAGTAATATGCCATCTCAACCACTAAATAAAATCACAGGAGGTTCTGatttgtaa
- the LOC124343963 gene encoding COP9 signalosome complex subunit 3-like, whose product MASSLEHFVNSVRNLSGEGSWRELYDFLGKSPDVLMRNSEHLDTVLDTLDPQLHSLGVLAIYMVKFMILNQNAAQNQGIQVPEPEVLISQVSQFITVCNGEQIRCAPDSFAELCNQFTQCLVERETPARGIVPLTKAIRKARMNETQLTSIHASLLQLCLMAQNLKPALEFLNVEISEINSENGYFDAKHFLLYYYYGGVINMAVKNFERALYSFEVALTTPSSAVSHIMLESYKKYILVSLILHGKVAPLPKYTSQVVNRLLKPMSAIYHEITTVFATNKPTSLELVLQKHRELLQRENNWGLAKQVQQSLYKKIIQRLTQTFLTLSLSDMALRVQLPSVMEAEKLVLTMIEDGDIYASISQKDGMVLFHDNPDKYDSTSTVERVQKEVNICIELDMQVQKMEEAICTNPVFVKKASGAMEEDDGGRSSASSALQAGAATKVPSFSM is encoded by the exons ATGGCGTCATCCCTAGAACATTTTGTAAATTCTGTTCGTAATCTCTCTGGCGAAG GAAGCTGGCGAGAACTATATGATTTCCTCGGCAAGTCGCCCGACGTACTCATGAGGAATTCCGAACATTTAGACACTGTTCTGGATACTCTTGACCCACAACTTCACAGTCTAGGTGTTTTGGCAATTTACATGGTAAAGTTCATGATTCTCAACCAAAATGCAGCTCAAAATCAAGGAATTCAAGTTCCAGAACCCGAAGTGCTCATCAGTCAAGTCAGTCAGTTCATCACAGTTTGCAATGGTGAACAAATTCGCTGTGCTCCTGACTCAT TCGCTGAGCTGTGTAACCAGTTTACCCAATGCCTAGTGGAACGAGAGACACCTGCCAGGGGTATTGTTCCCCTTACCAAAGCTATTCGGAAAGCCAGAATGAATGAAACACAGCTGACGTCTATCCACGCTAGCCTTCTCCAACTCTGTTTGATGGCACAGAATTTAAAACCTGCCTTGGAGTTTTTGAATGTTGAGATTTCTGAAATCAATTCAGAG AATGGATATTTTGATGCCAAGCATTTCTtgctctactactactatggGGGAGTTATCAACATGGCTGTCAAAAACTTTGAGCGAGCCCTGTATTCATTCGAAGTAGCTTTGACGACACCATCTTCAGCCGTATCTCACATCATGCTGGAATCGTACAAAAAGTACATTCTCGTCTCACTCATTCTTCATGGAAAG GTGGCACCTCTTCCCAAATACACATCTCAAGTGGTTAATCGGCTCCTGAAACCCATGAGCGCCATCTACCACGAAATCACGACGGTATTTGCTACCAACAAGCCGACGTCACTGGAACTTGTCCTCCAAAAGCACCGAGAATTGTTGCAGCGTGAAAATAACTGGGGTCTGGCCAAACAAGTACAACAATCGCTCTACAAGAAGATTATTCAGCGACTGACTCAGACTTTTCTGACGCTTTCGCTCAGCGATATGGCCCTGCGAGTTCAGTTGCCCAGCGTGATGGAAGCGGAAAAACTCGTCTTGACCATG attgaagatgGGGATATTTACGCCAGCATTAGCCAGAAAGACGGGATGGTATTGTTTCACGACAATCCGGACAAATACGACAGCACTTCAACTGTTGAGCGCGTTCAGAAAGAG GTCAACATTTGCATCGAGTTGGACATGCAGGTGCAGAAGATGGAGGAAGCCATCTGCACGAACCCGGTTTTCGTGAAGAAGGCGTCAGGTGCCATGGAAGAGGACGATGGAGGGAGGAGTTCAGCTTCGTCAGCCCTTCAGGCCGGTGCGGCAACCAAAGTTCCCTCCTTCTCCATGTGA
- the LOC124342010 gene encoding fringe glycosyltransferase-like, giving the protein MSYQLSKMRLTLKRILQALFLAVLFSFSTLAMLRTLAATSNNSTATIERASAGKEEPPWIKNFVGLWPDRSLRSVLDDEGNTFAGPVIDDNDNHLFEVTTTTTTSSTTTKPHTTLDDIFISVKTTKNFHASRLDVIIKTWFTLAREQTWFFTDSDDEEYSEKTHNHLINTGCSASHNRMALCCKMAVEFDTFLESNKRWFCHFDDDNYVNVPQLVRMLQKYDWTDDWYLGKPSIKAPLEILDREHIPQKISFWFATGGAGFCLSRSLSLKMKPLASGGKFISIGDKIRLPDDVTMGYIVEHLLSKQLTVVEEFHSHLEPMKFLKQSQIADQITFSYSHYGAEMNVLSLDGFNNQIDPYRFLSLHCHLYPNFSFCPR; this is encoded by the exons atgagctaTCAACTTTCTAAAATGCGTCTAACGCTCAAAAGAATCCTGCAAGCCCTTTTTCTGGCCGTCTTGTTTTCGTTTTCCACATTGGCAATGCTTCGGACTTTGGCTGCCACTTCGAACAATTCCACTGCAACGATAGAACGTGCCTCTGCGGGAAAAGAAGAACCTCCATGGATCAAAAACTTTGTGGGCTTGTGGCCAGATAGGTCTCTTAGATCCGTTTTGGATGACGAAGGAAACACGTTTGCAGGGCCGGTGATAGATGACAACGACAACCATCTCTTCGAAgtaaccacaacaacaacgacatcaAGTACTACAACGAAGCCTCACACTACACTTGACGATATATTCATAAGTGTCAAGACGACGAAGAATTTTCACGCCTCACGTCTGGATGTCATCATCAAAACTTGGTTCACCTTAGCCCGGGAACAG ACTTGGTTTTTTACCGACTCGGATGACGAGGAATACAGCGAAAAAACCCACAACCATCTGATTAACACAGGATGTTCAGCTTCTCACAACCG GATGGCGTTATGCTGCAAGATGGCCGTCGAGTTTGACACTTTTCTCGAGAGCAACAAACG GTGGTTCTGCCATTTTGACGACGACAACTATGTGAATGTACCGCAGTTGGTCCGAATGCTGCAAAAATACGACTGGACGGATGATTGGTACCTCGGCAAACCAAGTATCAAAGCACCGCTGGAAATCCTGGACCGCGAACACATACCG caaaaaatatcattttggTTCGCTACGGGAGGTGCTGGATTCTGTCTTAGTCGTTCACTCAGCTTGAAAATGAAACCGTTGGCCAG tggCGGAAAGTTCATTAGTATTGGCGATAAAATTCGACTGCCAGACGATGTCACTATG gGCTATATTGTTGAGCATCTCCTGAGCAAACAGCTTACAGTGGTAGAAGAGTTCCACTCGCATTTAGAACCAATGAAGTTTCTAAAACAATCGCAAATTGCAGACCAG ATTACTTTCAGTTATTCCCATTACGGAGCTGAAATGAATGTGCTGAGTCTGGATGGTTTCAACAATCAAATTGACCCCTATAGATTTCTATCTCTACATTGTCATTTGTATCCCAATTTTAGTTTCTGTCCTAGATAA